A window of Rhododendron vialii isolate Sample 1 chromosome 11a, ASM3025357v1 contains these coding sequences:
- the LOC131306692 gene encoding IQ domain-containing protein IQM1-like, whose product MGLSLSLLLSAWNEILGHQFFSWPETGARVGIHGDLALRIVPYHSEDSETMNNKSEELDQFPLSNKPIGGTPIQPNDLVLEKENVKSMLVMEKDYVKSRPTITLPQPLIMLSPRPISELDAAATKVQKVYKSYRTRRNLADCAVVVEELWWKALDFAALKRSSVSFFNVIKQETAASRWARARTRAAKVGKGLSQDEKAQKLALQHWLEAIDPRHRYGHNLHFYYDVWSDSKSTQPFFYWLDVGDGKELNLECCQRIDLQSQCIKYLGPKERETYEVIVEGGKLVFKQNGMLLNTDEHSKWIFVLSTARALYVGQKKKGVFQHSSFMSGGATTAAGRLVANDGILEAIWPYSGHYLPTEDNFKEFVGFLEEHHVDLTNVKMCAVDDDNTSFKLTTDESKPELVEGSSTTATLPDNGAINELSNTTSDDEDANIEVAKAEPPPVFELAKRLSCKWTSGVGPRIGCVRDYPTDLQSLALEKVNLSPKVTTGMPWSIGAIPSPRPSPKVRISPRLAYMGFPSPRVSASTGN is encoded by the exons ATGGGTCTGTCTCTTTCGTTGCTCTTGTCAGCATGGAATGAAATCCTGGGACACCAATTTTTCAGTTGGCCGGAAACGGGAGCTAGAGTTGGAATACATGGGGATTTGGCCTTGAGAATAGTTCCATATCATAGCGAAGATTCAGAAACCATGAACAACAAGTCTGAGGAATTAGATCAATTCCCACTATCGAATAAACCAATTGGTGGAACCCCTATTCAACCGAATGATCTAGTTCTGGAAAAAGAGAATGTGAAGTCAATGCTTGTAATGGAAAAAGATTATGTCAAGTCCAGGCCAACAATTACACTTCCTCAGCCCTTGATAATGCTTTCTCCAAGACCTATTAGTGAGCTTGATGCTGCTGCAACCAAGGTTCAGAAAGTCTACAAGAGTTACCGGACAAGAAGGAACCTAGCTGATTGTGCAGTTGTGGTTGAAGAACTCTG GTGGAAGGCCTTAGATTTTGCTGCTCTGAAACGGAGCTCGGTATCATTTTTCAACGTTATAAAACAAGAAACTGCTGCATCGCGATGGGCACGTGCAAGGACCAGAGCTGCCAAG GTAGGGAAAGGTTTATCCCAGGATGAAAAGGCTCAAAAACTAGCTCTTCAACATTGGCTTGAAGCA ATTGATCCACGCCATAGGTACGGACACAACTTGCATTTCTACTACGACGTATGGTCTGATAGCAAGAGCACCCAACCTTTCTTCTACTG GCTTGATGTTGGGGACGGTAAAGAATTAAATCTTGAATGTTGCCAAAGAATCGATCTCCAAAGCCAGTGCATTAAATATCTTGGACCT AAGGAAAGGGAAACATATGAAGTGATTGTGGAGGGTGGAAAGCTAGTATTCAAACAAAATGGCATGCTATTGAACACTGATGAACACTCAAAGTGGATCTTCGTCCTGAGCACGGCAAGGGCTTTGTATGTGGGACAGAAGAAGAAAGGTGTTTTTCAGCACTCTAGTTTTATGTCTGGAGGTGCTACAACGGCAGCCGGTAGATTGGTTGCCAACGATGGAATTCTTGAG GCAATCTGGCCATACAGCGGACATTATCTTCCAACTGAAGACAATTTCAAGGAATTTGTTGGTTTCCTTGAGGAGCACCATGTGGACTTGACCAATGTTAAG ATGTGTGCAGTAGACGATGACAACACCTCGTTCAAACTTACAACTGATGAGTCCAAGCCAGAACTGGTAGAGGGTTCATCGACAACTGCAACGTTACCTGATAATGGAGCTATCAATGAACTGTCCAACACAACTTCTGATGACGAAGACGCTAATATAGAAGTGGCCAAAGCAGAACCACCACCAGTGTTTGAATTGGCCAAGCGTTTATCGTGCAAGTGGACTAGCGGGGTTGGTCCACGGATTGGGTGTGTCAGGGACTACCCAACAGATCTGCAATCCCTGGCACTTGAGAAGGTCAACCTATCACCAAAGGTCACAACAGGCATGCCCTGGAGTATTGGTGCGATCCCATCTCCACGACCAAGCCCAAAGGTCCGGATCTCTCCTCGGCTTGCGTATATGGGATTCCCAAGCCCAAGGGTCTCTGCTTCAACTGGGAATTAG